The following proteins are encoded in a genomic region of Neisseria perflava:
- the ispE gene encoding 4-(cytidine 5'-diphospho)-2-C-methyl-D-erythritol kinase, whose protein sequence is MSVSEEIQAFPAPAKLNLDLRITGRRSDGYHNLESIFCLIGLYDTVHLKIRTDGQIILHTPVEGLESEQDLTYRAAKLLLPYASVAHGVEIWLDKVIPTGGGLGGGSSDAATVLMVLNQWWQCGLSRQQLIDLGVSLGADVPFFIFGRSAFAKGVGEKLAEIDVPKQWYVIVKPPVHVATVKIFAHEGLTRDSKPSIMPTFQSLQPFQNDMQAVVFQEYPEVWKAYVELSQYGHALMTGSGACLFIASESHQEAHTIYQQVSQSYEAYCVEGLDIHPLYHMI, encoded by the coding sequence ATGTCTGTTTCAGAGGAAATCCAAGCCTTTCCTGCGCCGGCTAAATTAAATTTGGATTTGAGGATTACCGGCCGCAGGAGCGATGGTTATCATAATTTGGAAAGTATTTTCTGTTTGATCGGCTTATATGATACCGTTCATCTGAAAATCCGTACTGATGGGCAGATTATTCTGCATACGCCGGTCGAAGGGCTTGAATCTGAGCAAGACTTGACTTATCGGGCGGCTAAATTATTACTGCCATATGCAAGCGTAGCGCACGGTGTCGAAATCTGGTTGGATAAAGTGATTCCAACCGGAGGCGGATTGGGCGGCGGAAGCTCTGATGCAGCCACGGTTTTAATGGTTTTAAACCAATGGTGGCAATGCGGTTTGAGTAGGCAGCAACTGATTGATTTAGGCGTAAGTCTTGGTGCAGATGTTCCTTTTTTTATTTTTGGCAGAAGTGCTTTTGCCAAAGGCGTGGGTGAGAAGCTGGCTGAAATAGATGTCCCTAAACAATGGTATGTTATCGTTAAGCCCCCCGTCCATGTGGCAACAGTTAAAATTTTTGCACATGAAGGCTTGACACGGGATTCCAAACCCAGCATAATGCCGACTTTCCAATCATTACAGCCGTTTCAAAATGATATGCAGGCGGTTGTGTTTCAGGAATATCCTGAAGTTTGGAAGGCTTATGTTGAGTTATCCCAATATGGTCATGCATTAATGACTGGTTCTGGGGCTTGTTTGTTCATAGCAAGTGAATCTCATCAAGAAGCACATACAATTTACCAACAGGTTTCTCAATCATATGAAGCTTATTGTGTGGAAGGATTAGATATTCATCCGCTATATCATATGATTTAG
- the aroA gene encoding 3-phosphoshikimate 1-carboxyvinyltransferase, protein MTESIRLPASTLKPSTVALPGSKSISNRTLLLAALSDNVCEIHSLLKSDDTDRMLEALDKLGVQIESLPEGRLKVHGTGGRFPNQTADLFLGNAGTAFRPLTAALAVLGGDYHLHGVPRMHERPIGDLVDALRIAGADVQYLGNENYPPLQISKRQDNDERVIPIKGNVSSQFLTALLMALPLTGQAFEIHMVGELISKPYIDITLKLMAQFGVNIINEDYRVFKIPAGAKYHAPEHLYVEGDASSASYFLGAGLIAGTPIRVTGIGAHSIQGDVAFARELEKIGADVIWGENFVEISRPAERKIQAFDLDANHIPDAAMTLAIVALATKQPCTLRNIGSWRVKETDRIAAMATELRKLGAEVVEEAEAIHITPPKTLTPDAVIDTYDDHRMAMCFSLASLLGVPVIINDPKCTHKTFPDYFQVFASLTN, encoded by the coding sequence ATGACCGAATCCATCCGCCTGCCCGCTTCTACACTCAAGCCTTCGACCGTTGCCCTGCCCGGTTCCAAAAGCATCAGCAACCGCACGCTACTCTTGGCGGCACTCTCCGACAACGTTTGCGAAATCCATTCTTTGCTCAAATCCGACGATACCGACCGAATGCTTGAAGCACTCGATAAACTCGGTGTTCAAATTGAATCTTTACCTGAAGGCCGTCTGAAAGTTCATGGCACCGGCGGCCGCTTTCCCAACCAAACCGCCGATTTGTTTTTAGGCAACGCCGGTACGGCATTCCGTCCTTTGACTGCCGCGCTTGCCGTTTTGGGTGGCGACTATCATCTGCATGGCGTACCGCGTATGCACGAACGCCCCATCGGCGATTTGGTGGATGCGCTGCGGATTGCAGGCGCGGACGTACAATATCTGGGCAATGAAAACTATCCTCCGCTTCAGATCAGCAAACGCCAAGACAACGACGAGCGCGTTATTCCGATTAAAGGTAATGTTTCCAGCCAATTCCTGACCGCCCTGCTGATGGCTTTGCCCCTGACCGGACAAGCATTTGAAATCCACATGGTAGGCGAGTTGATTTCCAAACCTTATATCGACATCACGCTCAAGCTGATGGCGCAGTTCGGTGTGAACATCATCAATGAAGACTACCGTGTATTTAAAATCCCGGCCGGTGCCAAATATCATGCGCCCGAACATTTATATGTGGAAGGCGATGCCTCCAGCGCGTCTTATTTCTTGGGTGCAGGCCTGATTGCGGGTACACCCATCCGCGTAACCGGTATCGGCGCACACAGCATCCAAGGCGACGTTGCCTTTGCGCGTGAACTAGAGAAAATTGGCGCAGATGTAATTTGGGGCGAAAATTTTGTTGAAATTTCCCGCCCTGCCGAGCGCAAGATTCAGGCTTTTGATTTGGATGCCAACCATATTCCAGACGCGGCCATGACTCTGGCTATCGTCGCACTGGCCACCAAACAGCCCTGCACCCTGCGTAATATCGGCTCATGGCGCGTCAAAGAAACTGACCGTATCGCCGCCATGGCAACCGAACTGCGCAAACTGGGTGCAGAAGTCGTTGAAGAAGCCGAGGCCATTCATATTACGCCGCCCAAAACACTTACCCCCGATGCCGTCATCGATACTTACGACGACCACCGCATGGCCATGTGTTTCTCGCTGGCTTCGCTTTTGGGTGTCCCTGTCATCATCAACGACCCGAAATGTACGCATAAAACTTTCCCCGACTATTTCCAAGTTTTTGCATCATTGACCAACTAA
- a CDS encoding CoA pyrophosphatase has product MNTDHLIHFLTQASRFSSRMQTERNQLVTAQTVKEAAVLVGIALHEGAWQILLTKRAETLRQHTGQIAFAGGRKDTQDDSLTATALREAYEETAIPIAAWQTFAPLPFYDTPSDYRVTPVPAICVQPVNPKANPDEVAEIFYLPLDFALNLQNYSYRHLHHNNQTLALPVLPFRHYDIWGLTAIILYGLAERYQQYCQAFK; this is encoded by the coding sequence ATGAATACCGACCACCTTATCCACTTCCTAACTCAAGCTTCACGCTTCAGCAGCCGTATGCAAACAGAGCGCAATCAATTAGTTACCGCCCAAACGGTCAAAGAAGCAGCCGTTTTGGTCGGCATTGCCTTGCATGAAGGAGCGTGGCAAATTTTACTGACCAAAAGGGCCGAGACCTTAAGGCAACACACCGGACAAATCGCCTTTGCCGGCGGCCGCAAAGATACCCAAGACGACAGCCTAACGGCAACGGCGTTAAGAGAAGCTTACGAAGAAACCGCCATTCCGATTGCCGCATGGCAGACTTTTGCGCCGCTACCCTTTTATGACACGCCTTCCGACTACCGTGTTACGCCTGTTCCGGCAATTTGCGTCCAGCCCGTCAACCCAAAAGCAAACCCCGATGAAGTAGCTGAAATTTTTTATCTGCCTTTGGATTTCGCCTTAAACCTGCAAAACTACTCATACCGTCATCTTCATCACAACAATCAAACCCTCGCCCTCCCCGTCCTACCTTTTCGGCACTACGACATCTGGGGGCTGACAGCAATCATCCTATATGGACTGGCAGAACGTTATCAGCAATATTGCCAAGCTTTTAAATAA
- the cysG gene encoding siroheme synthase CysG translates to MRHYPLFADLRDRPVLLAGAGKVAERKAESLLSAGARVRVVAETLNPQFQQWVTEGKIVWLGGLFEEAMLDEVYFVIAATDNGMFNRRVFEVAERRAKLCNTVDTADLCSFIVPAVVDRGSLKIAISSAGTAPVLARKWRQIIETLIPLHTGTMARIAGKWREKVKQTIHHVERRRYFWEKLFDSRFSIFAAQNNIEAAERELITQLNRETPFGGEVVLVGAGPGDPGLLTIHALQAIQAADTVFYDALVSDEILAMVRKDAVKISVGKRAGAHHVQQEETNRLLVEHAQKGERVVRLKGGDPFVFGRGGEEVQTLHQAGIAYRIVPGITAALGATAYAGIPLTHRDCAQSALFVTGHSKHEGSQPDWQTLALSRQTLVIYMGTLKAAEIAGKLMAYGRQPSTPVAVISNGTLPNQTVRTGRLKDLGLLAAEAERPALMVIGEVVALRDEMKWFGEFVECYEEAA, encoded by the coding sequence ATGAGACATTATCCTTTGTTTGCCGATTTGAGAGACCGCCCAGTTTTACTGGCAGGTGCGGGTAAGGTTGCCGAACGCAAGGCGGAAAGCCTGTTGTCTGCCGGAGCGCGCGTACGCGTTGTTGCGGAAACTCTGAATCCGCAGTTTCAGCAGTGGGTGACTGAAGGGAAAATAGTTTGGCTGGGCGGCTTGTTTGAAGAAGCCATGTTGGACGAGGTGTATTTCGTTATTGCGGCGACGGATAATGGCATGTTTAACCGCCGTGTTTTTGAAGTGGCGGAACGACGGGCGAAATTGTGCAATACGGTGGATACGGCGGATTTGTGTTCGTTTATTGTGCCTGCCGTGGTGGATAGGGGGTCGTTGAAGATAGCCATATCCAGCGCTGGGACTGCGCCTGTATTGGCACGGAAATGGCGGCAGATTATTGAAACATTGATTCCGTTGCATACGGGCACGATGGCGCGTATTGCAGGTAAATGGCGCGAAAAGGTTAAACAGACGATTCATCATGTCGAACGACGCCGTTATTTTTGGGAAAAGTTGTTCGACAGCCGTTTCAGTATTTTTGCGGCTCAAAACAATATCGAGGCGGCAGAACGCGAATTGATAACGCAGTTGAATCGGGAAACGCCGTTTGGAGGCGAAGTGGTTTTGGTGGGTGCAGGGCCGGGCGATCCGGGCTTGCTGACCATACATGCTTTGCAGGCGATACAGGCTGCGGATACGGTGTTTTACGATGCTTTGGTGTCGGATGAGATTTTGGCGATGGTGCGCAAAGATGCGGTGAAAATCAGCGTGGGTAAACGTGCCGGTGCGCACCATGTTCAGCAGGAAGAAACCAACCGTCTATTGGTTGAACACGCTCAAAAAGGCGAGCGTGTGGTAAGGTTGAAAGGCGGCGATCCTTTTGTGTTCGGTCGCGGCGGGGAGGAAGTGCAAACCCTGCATCAGGCCGGGATTGCCTACCGCATTGTGCCGGGTATTACTGCCGCGCTTGGAGCTACTGCTTATGCCGGTATTCCGTTAACCCATCGCGATTGTGCCCAAAGTGCTTTATTTGTAACTGGCCACAGCAAACATGAAGGCAGTCAGCCCGATTGGCAGACTTTGGCGTTAAGCCGTCAAACGCTGGTGATTTATATGGGTACACTTAAAGCGGCTGAAATTGCGGGAAAACTAATGGCTTATGGCAGGCAGCCTTCTACGCCCGTTGCCGTGATTTCTAATGGCACTTTACCCAATCAAACCGTGCGGACAGGCCGTCTGAAAGATTTGGGCTTGTTGGCTGCCGAAGCAGAGCGTCCGGCTTTAATGGTGATTGGCGAAGTGGTTGCCCTGCGCGATGAGATGAAATGGTTTGGAGAATTTGTCGAATGCTATGAAGAAGCGGCGTAA
- a CDS encoding ribose-phosphate pyrophosphokinase, whose product MAAYDSLMVFTGNANPELAQRVVKHLDISLGEATVSKFSDGEVAIELLENVRGRDVFILQPTCAPTNDNLMEILTMADALKRASAGRITAAIPYFGYARQDRRPRSVRVPISAKLVANMLYSAGIDRVLTVDLHADQIQGFFDIPVDNIYATPILLNDIKQQRIDNLTVVSPDIGGVVRARAVAKSLNADLAIIDKRRPKANVAEVMNIIGDIQGRTCLIVDDMIDTANTLCKAAVALKERGADRVLAYASHAVFSGEAVNRIASSEIDQVVVTDTIPLSEAAKKCERIRQVTIAGLLAETVRRISNEESVSYLFNEDVMTGGMLLP is encoded by the coding sequence ATGGCTGCTTATGACAGTTTAATGGTGTTTACCGGTAATGCAAATCCGGAATTGGCGCAACGTGTTGTCAAACATTTGGATATTTCACTCGGTGAAGCCACCGTTTCCAAATTCTCTGATGGCGAAGTAGCCATTGAATTGTTGGAAAATGTGCGTGGTCGCGATGTGTTTATTTTGCAACCTACCTGCGCGCCAACCAATGACAACCTGATGGAAATTTTGACTATGGCCGATGCACTCAAACGTGCTTCTGCCGGTCGTATTACTGCCGCGATTCCTTACTTTGGCTATGCGCGTCAAGATCGCCGTCCTCGCTCTGTTCGTGTACCGATTTCCGCTAAATTGGTAGCGAATATGTTGTACTCAGCCGGTATCGACCGCGTATTGACTGTTGACTTGCATGCCGACCAAATTCAAGGTTTCTTTGATATTCCGGTAGATAATATTTACGCTACCCCGATTTTGTTGAACGACATTAAACAGCAACGTATTGATAATTTGACCGTTGTCAGCCCTGATATCGGTGGTGTTGTACGTGCGCGCGCTGTTGCTAAATCTTTAAATGCTGATTTGGCCATTATCGATAAACGCCGTCCTAAAGCCAACGTGGCTGAAGTGATGAACATTATTGGCGATATTCAAGGTCGTACTTGCTTGATCGTAGATGATATGATCGATACGGCAAATACTTTGTGTAAAGCAGCTGTTGCCCTGAAAGAGCGCGGTGCAGATCGTGTACTGGCATACGCCAGCCATGCAGTATTCTCAGGCGAAGCAGTGAATCGAATTGCTTCTTCCGAAATTGACCAAGTAGTTGTGACAGATACGATTCCGTTGTCTGAAGCAGCTAAAAAATGTGAACGCATCCGTCAAGTTACCATTGCCGGTTTGCTGGCTGAAACGGTACGCCGTATCAGCAATGAAGAATCCGTCTCATATCTTTTCAATGAAGATGTGATGACTGGCGGCATGTTGCTGCCATAA
- the lolB gene encoding lipoprotein insertase outer membrane protein LolB produces the protein MNLKQLSSVAALLLLAACAQPNLPQQNSWQAAEQVQDFSADGRLAVKVEGKGSYANFDWTYQNAVQTIDVNTPLGNTVGQLCQDSEGVLAVDSKGKVYQAETAEELSRQLLGFALPVQYLHIWADGKRVANAPYKILTDGRLEQFDWTISRTLNSSGQPKTLQLENAKFNIRLVFDTVNHSLDKNGQTRCAARK, from the coding sequence ATGAATTTAAAACAATTATCATCGGTTGCAGCCTTACTGCTTTTGGCTGCCTGTGCGCAGCCAAACTTACCTCAGCAAAACAGTTGGCAAGCAGCAGAGCAGGTACAGGATTTTAGCGCAGACGGTCGATTGGCTGTCAAAGTGGAAGGAAAAGGCTCTTATGCTAATTTCGACTGGACTTATCAGAATGCGGTTCAAACCATTGATGTGAATACACCATTGGGTAATACCGTAGGCCAGCTGTGTCAAGACAGTGAAGGTGTATTGGCAGTAGACAGTAAGGGTAAGGTTTATCAGGCGGAAACGGCTGAAGAATTGAGCAGACAGCTTTTAGGCTTTGCTTTGCCGGTTCAATATCTGCATATTTGGGCTGATGGTAAACGCGTTGCCAATGCGCCATACAAAATTCTGACTGATGGCCGTCTGGAGCAGTTTGACTGGACGATATCGCGTACTTTAAATAGTTCAGGACAGCCCAAAACGCTTCAACTTGAAAATGCCAAGTTTAATATCCGCTTGGTGTTTGACACGGTAAACCACTCTTTGGATAAGAATGGACAAACCCGATGCGCAGCACGCAAATAG
- a CDS encoding tetratricopeptide repeat protein → MLFSPSRIQVAAAAVMMLFAAQTFAAPGDSKVVFESAKIIKKKSRADRFSPEEREQERIRLLGIQNRTSQVFTLLNSELALQKGDAASALFTYILTLHRTKSPEVAERALEMAVSLNAFEQAEAIYQKWREIEPEPGETQKRMTWLRNLLLGKADKNLSGLDKVIAGGSEDEQKRVFLLLAQTAAQQPNLTSDAVKQVHKTALNYKDFPEAAIADAIFSAKDGQKKHAIAALQRLAKLDNEILPPTFVTLRLMAQRHPDILDGFFKETDTKTLSPIWQELDIANLIAHGQNDKAFKRLQTLLEENPNPDLYIQAALLSASKTENISAVNSYLEKAYKAGTEEQRSRAALIGAVSYNDVEELAKAKQWLDKVTATAYTFDKTILAASIEAKQGNHKEAWALVQRAQKMPEQRGRYFEAKDLLSTALFVLSKNINLQESLNALNSLVNTTEKSLKTQASPELLANVLYQRSMVYEKLNQPGKAIADLRRVVELYPDNPHGWNALGYTLLSSGKDLEEAFKMVQTAYQMEPESAAINDSVGWAYYLKGDAQMALPYIQYAYEKEPEAEVAAHLGEVLWTLGDQDKAKEIWNDGLKRGSNLRVLKETMSKFGITPSKPHTQKHK, encoded by the coding sequence ATGTTGTTTTCCCCATCCCGTATTCAAGTAGCAGCTGCGGCTGTCATGATGTTGTTCGCTGCACAAACTTTTGCCGCGCCCGGCGATTCAAAGGTTGTTTTTGAATCGGCTAAGATTATCAAAAAGAAAAGCCGTGCCGACCGTTTTTCTCCCGAAGAGCGTGAGCAGGAGCGGATACGTCTGTTGGGTATACAAAACCGCACCTCGCAGGTTTTCACTTTGTTAAATTCAGAACTGGCTCTGCAAAAGGGTGATGCCGCCTCTGCACTGTTTACTTATATTTTGACGTTGCATCGCACTAAATCTCCCGAAGTGGCCGAACGCGCTTTGGAGATGGCGGTTTCTTTAAACGCATTTGAACAGGCTGAGGCCATTTACCAAAAATGGCGCGAAATCGAGCCGGAGCCTGGTGAAACACAAAAGCGCATGACTTGGTTGCGCAATTTGCTGCTGGGCAAAGCCGATAAGAACTTGAGCGGATTGGACAAGGTGATTGCCGGCGGTAGTGAAGACGAGCAAAAGCGCGTGTTCCTGCTTTTGGCACAAACCGCAGCCCAACAGCCGAATCTGACCAGCGATGCGGTCAAGCAAGTACATAAAACAGCATTGAATTATAAAGACTTTCCAGAAGCGGCGATTGCGGATGCAATTTTTAGTGCAAAAGACGGTCAAAAGAAACACGCCATTGCGGCATTGCAGCGATTGGCCAAGTTGGACAACGAAATTCTGCCGCCGACTTTTGTTACCCTGCGTCTGATGGCGCAACGGCATCCTGATATTCTGGACGGCTTTTTCAAAGAGACAGACACCAAAACCTTATCTCCGATTTGGCAGGAATTGGATATCGCCAATTTGATCGCCCATGGCCAAAATGATAAGGCTTTTAAGCGTTTGCAGACTTTGTTGGAAGAAAATCCAAACCCTGATTTGTATATTCAGGCCGCCTTATTGTCCGCCAGCAAGACGGAAAATATTTCTGCGGTAAACAGTTATCTGGAAAAGGCTTATAAAGCCGGTACGGAAGAGCAGCGCAGCCGTGCAGCGTTGATTGGTGCGGTGTCTTATAATGATGTAGAAGAATTGGCCAAAGCCAAACAATGGCTGGATAAGGTAACGGCAACGGCTTATACGTTTGATAAAACCATTTTGGCCGCTTCTATCGAAGCCAAACAGGGCAACCATAAAGAGGCTTGGGCTTTGGTGCAACGCGCACAAAAAATGCCCGAGCAAAGAGGACGTTATTTTGAAGCTAAGGATTTGTTGAGTACGGCTTTGTTCGTATTGTCTAAAAATATCAATCTTCAAGAATCATTGAACGCTTTGAACAGCTTGGTAAATACCACCGAAAAATCCTTGAAAACCCAAGCTTCTCCAGAGCTGCTTGCCAATGTGCTGTATCAGCGTTCGATGGTTTATGAGAAGCTGAATCAGCCAGGCAAGGCGATTGCCGATTTGCGCCGTGTGGTAGAGCTGTATCCGGATAATCCGCATGGTTGGAATGCTTTGGGCTATACCTTGCTGTCCAGCGGCAAGGATTTGGAGGAGGCATTCAAAATGGTTCAGACGGCCTATCAAATGGAGCCGGAAAGCGCAGCCATTAATGATAGTGTAGGCTGGGCTTATTATCTTAAAGGCGATGCCCAAATGGCTTTGCCGTATATTCAATATGCCTATGAAAAAGAACCTGAAGCCGAAGTCGCCGCACATTTGGGCGAAGTCCTATGGACGCTTGGCGACCAAGATAAAGCCAAAGAAATCTGGAATGACGGCTTGAAACGTGGAAGCAATCTCCGAGTATTAAAAGAGACAATGTCCAAATTCGGTATAACGCCCAGCAAACCGCATACTCAAAAACACAAATAA
- a CDS encoding 50S ribosomal protein L25/general stress protein Ctc, translating to MTYEIQASVREAQGTGASRRLRREGQIPGILYGEGQEPVAIAVDHKTVFYALEKESFHTALIKLSLNGETKDVIVRDFQMHPFRREVQHIDFQAVKADQPVRIRVPLHIVNAENSQAVKLQGGRVSLLNTSIEVVALPANIPAFLELDCASVVAGDILHLSDIKLPEGVESVSLKRNENLAVATVTGKKR from the coding sequence ATGACTTACGAAATTCAAGCCTCTGTTCGCGAAGCCCAAGGCACTGGTGCGAGCCGCCGCCTGCGTCGCGAAGGCCAAATCCCTGGCATCCTGTACGGTGAAGGTCAAGAGCCTGTTGCTATCGCTGTAGACCACAAAACTGTATTCTACGCATTGGAAAAAGAATCTTTCCATACTGCTTTGATTAAACTGTCTTTGAACGGTGAAACTAAAGACGTTATCGTGCGTGACTTCCAAATGCACCCATTCCGTCGTGAAGTTCAACACATCGACTTCCAAGCTGTGAAAGCTGATCAACCTGTACGCATCCGTGTTCCTCTGCACATTGTTAACGCTGAAAACTCTCAAGCTGTTAAATTGCAAGGTGGTCGCGTATCTCTGTTGAACACTTCTATTGAAGTAGTTGCTTTGCCTGCAAACATTCCTGCTTTCTTGGAGCTGGATTGTGCATCAGTAGTTGCCGGCGACATTCTGCACTTGTCAGACATCAAATTGCCAGAAGGTGTTGAAAGCGTTTCTCTGAAACGTAACGAAAACCTGGCTGTTGCTACTGTTACCGGTAAAAAACGCTAA